The genomic segment agagtgagactctatctcaacaaaGGGGGCACATGGGAACCATGGGGGACCAGAGCAGGAAGGCTATTGCCAAGTTTCCAGTAACCATCCTCTTGCCAACGTTCTTTCTCTCTATCTTGGATTTAGGGATAGGGTTTTCCTACCTTGGGAGGCTCCCTTGGGAAATGGGAGTGTCATAGCCACAGGCCTCAGAAGCTCTAGAGTTGCCATTGAATAGCAGATAGGAAGTTCTGTGCAATGTCAGGCACTGTTAGTAAACCTCTGGATAGGCCTCAGCCATCTGGGGGAAGGATTAGCTGGAGTGTAATAAATATGACTCCagtggctggggagggacagctcaTTCCTCCATGAGGTGTGGGGCTGGCAGCCTCAAGGGCAGCCAGTCACCCTTCCTCTCTGGCCTCCATCCTGGGCACTGGGCACTGGCAGTGGGCAAGGAGGCTGCTGcacctccttttttctcttctcttttaatGGGATACCTGCAGCCTAGATtcccaggaaggggaggtgagAGCGGACGTGCCACTGATTGGCCCAAAGTTCTCCTGAGCCAACTCCTGAGCGAGGAGGGCGTGGCCGGGCTCAGGCTCCTGGTGCCCAGCGGCTCTGCAGGCTCAGTGACCCAGCAGTTCCTGCCCAACCCTCCCCTACCTGCTGTCCCAGACCTGCTGTGCAGTCTCCATCTTTGCCAAAAAGAACAGCATCCCCTTCGAGCTTTGCACCCTGGAGCTGATCACAGGTTGGCAGGGCAGGCGGCCCAGGGGATATTGACACCGATCTCTGCCTGTCCCCGCTGCTTTGAAGTCAGTCAGATCAGGAATGCAGACCAACAGGAAGAATCAGACTCTCCAGTGTGGtatctattttactttattatttttcccttttggagacaggatctaactctgtcattcaggccagagtgcagtggaacaatcatggctcactgcagcctcaaacttccaggctcaagtgatcctcccgcctcagcttctcaagtagctgggactacaggtgcccaccgacatgcctggccaatttattattattattcttgagaggaggtcttgctatgttgccaaggttggtctcgaactcctgggctcaaatcttcttgccttggcctcccaaagtgttgggattacaggcatgagccaccatgcccctctGGTTGTCTATTTTAATAGAGGCATGATCTTTGTGTAGTGAATGCAAAACATTCTTCAAAATACAGGTTAAGAGGGGACAGAGAGGTGCAGAGGAGAGTAGGGAAATGGAGTGGCGCCAGAATAACTGTACCCTATGTGCTTGGAAAAAGCAATGAAACTGCCTCGTTTCCTGAATAGTCCCTGTCTACCCCTGCCTGgtttcttccacttttttttttcacagggtctcactgtgtagcccaagctagagggcagtggcatgatcctggctcaatctctcaggcttaagcaatcctcctactccCTCCTCCCATGTAGAGTAGTTGGGACTCTACCAGGCACgccccatgcccggctactttttttttttttttttgatatgtgcagaaacaggatttcaccaagttgaccaggctggacttgaactcctgagcttaagtgatccgtatgcctcagccttctaaagtgctgggattacagacatgcatcaccatgccaggcccagggTCTCTGCCACTTTTGTGTATTtcttgccattcttttttttcccctgtatctGACTTGCTCTATCCCATGGGGGTTCTCACCCAGCTGAAGGGGCTACTCCTAGAGGCTGGAGGGCCCTGTGGCAGGGCAGTGGGGGAGGCCAGCACCCCCACCCGGAGCTGCAGTGTTTGCTGGTCTGGCTGGCCTAGAGAGATGCAGCTGGAGCCGAATTCAGTGGAGAAGCCAGGGCTATAACTGAGCAGTAGGGCAGAGAGCAGAGCCAGAGCCCCCTGGGCAGGCCAGAAGGAGGCCCCTGCTCAGCTGAACCTTCCCAACTGCTGCCCTTGGTACAACAAGCTGGAGCCACCTGCTGCAAAACAGGGGCTGGATACAGAGGCAGTTTGTGGAGGGAGAATGGGCAGGGTGTGCATGTCCATTCCGTAGAAGGGCAAAGAGGCCCATGGGTAGGCCTGTGATCAGACTGCAGTCTGGCTCGACTGAGGCCCTCTGATCCAAACACACTAACCAGGCACCTAATGCAGCCTCCAGCACAGAACTGGGGTGCGGGAAGTGTCAGGCCTGGGAACCCCTGGTGGGGAGGGAGCCCTGAGAGTCTGGCATAGGAAAGGAAGAGGAGCTGAGCCACTGGAGGCTGCGTGGCTGAACGGGGCAGGGATTCCCAGCGAGAATGAGGTTGGGCTGAGGGCTGGGACATGTTTAGCTGGGATTCTGGGGCGTCGACAGGTCACCCAGCTTGGTCAGCAGGGCCTAAGTGCCCAGCTGGGATAGGAAGCTCAGTAAGACAGGCCAGcctagagcccaggaggaggttggAGGGGTCTGACCTATGGATGGGACtggctgggggtggagggtgaATTGTAGCTCCAGGGAATTGTCCTTGACCCTTGCTTCAAGGAGCTGGACACAGGAAAGATGGACCTGTGATGAGTCAGGTCTGTGATCCAGTGACTAGCAGAGAGGCCTCCTCTTCCTTGATGCCTCCCAGATACCAGCCTCAGAACTCTGGTGCTGGGattttggggtgggggagggcacAGACCTGAGAACTTAGGGTACTCCCCATTCACCTCCTCACTGATCTGCCCTGCAGGCCAGTGGCACAGTGATGCCTTTGCCCAGGTGAACCCCCTGAGGAAGGTACTGAGCCTTGAAGGATGGGGCCTTCACCTTGGCTGAGAGGTAGCAGGTCCCTGGGCTGCTGCTGGGCCTTGTGGGGCCAGTCAGTCATGTCTGTCTGCTCACTATTGATGGCTTGAATCATGGACTGTGTGCCCTGCACCAGTCCCAAGATGAAGAATGGGCAGGCAGAGGTTCCCAGGGTTGAGAGGGGCTATAGAAGTACCCTCCTGCAttgtacaaatgaggaaactgaggctggaggaggggaggggcttGCACAAGCTCAATTGGCTTCCAGGCCTCCTCACCACTACCCAACTCTCAGAAGGAAGGAGAGTACTACATTTTTAGCAGCACTTGTACCGGGCTTCTTAGTGCTACCATTTTAGTATCTCAATGGGTCTCCAACAACCCCAGGAGTGGGCAGAGCAATGGTTATTTCATAGATGATAAAGcagctttacaaaaaaaaacttccctaTAGGGATGTATCCCAGGGAGCTGTTCACTTAATGTCACAGCAGGTTCTGTAAGGAGAAAACGAACAGGTCTTTCCTGAGGGACGTGGGCTTAAATCCCAAGATATGCTGCACCATTCTGTAAGCCTCCCAACATTTCAGACCCTGGTCAGAGTAAAACATGGGGCCTCGGGCCATTAAAAAAAACCGCCTTTAACCCAGTCTGTAAGCGGGACTCGTGCTCTGACACTAAGCTGGTCGCTGGTCCCACTCCACAGGTTTGTGCTGGCAATAAAGCTATGCTGCGGGTAAGCTGCCAGCTCTTTCTTTAACCTTCGCCTTGAGGCATGACCATCAAAATAGAGGGTCACACCCAAGGAACAGGTGCTGTGAGAAGTCTCCCTATTGACAAAGGTTACTAAGGATGGGGTCTTATCTGGACCCCCTAGCCTTAGACTTAAGTCTGCCACAGCCAGAAGCCTTGAAATAAGATAGGGATGCTTCCAGCGTAGCCAAAGACATAGACTTCTCTTAAAAGCAGTGCCTAGCTCTTCCCAGGCTGGGCCCTCATTGTTCATCCAAGCTGTATTATTTTGTGAGTGTCCTGCCATTTTGTAGACCCTCATCAGAGTCAAACATTCTATGGGGGTTTGGGCTTTAAGTAACACCCTGCCTAATTATTTTAACAGAGAACTtaatataaagacagaaaatccAGGTTAACTCGGAGGTAAACACGGCAAGAAGCTACTACCCCTAGGGCTGGGGGATCAAGGGAGGACATTGGAATTAGGAAAACCAAAATGCTGGAGGGGCTCTGAGGAATTCAAACCTCCAAGGAAGGTGTCGCTTCGCACCCTGGCATCACCTTCCAAGGGCAGGATTGCGCAGTTTGCCCTGAGGTCTTCACAGGAGGCCATGTGGCTGTGGATGCAGTTCTCAGATGTGACAGTAGATGTCACTGCCAACCAATAAACAGGATGTTTCATACACGCTCTGGGCTACCGCCCTGTGCCCACCATGTGCCACTCCTAGCCTGAAGTACTCCAAGCAGCAACCATTGCCACTGTCCTGCCCTGAGGGTACCTGGTGGTGGCTTCTTAGGTCCCATTCCGGCTGTCTCAGTGGCCTGCTTTCCTGGGCCTTTTCCATTACCACCCCTGCTCCTCTTCATGGGGATGGCAGCCACAGCCTGTGCCCTCTTGATCCACGCTGGCTGCTTTTGGATCGTTCCTAATTGGATGGTTTTGTTTTCCACAGACATTCCAGTATAGTATAcgaaataaagaacaaagctcAACAGTCAGTCCTGGTGCTGTGTAGGTGGCAGTAAGCCTGGGAGAGTGGCCTCCGCTGAAATAATCATGCTGTGCATCATCAAGTGGGGCCAGCAGGATCCCCAGGTCACCTGGCAGGAGGAGGGCCAGGGAAGGGTCCCTCAAAGGGACCTTGAATTCCACTTAGTGCTCTTGGCAGAGGGAAGGGCTTGGGCAAGTGCTGGAGGCATGAGATGGGGGTGTGTTCAGGGCTCTCCAGCAGTCCAGGCATgggaaggggaaactgagggccAAAGGCCGAGGTGACACTGGGAAGGGAACCATAGCAAGGTGAAGACTGGCTTTTGGCCATGTGATTGAACTgcctgagtggtgtgtgtgtgaatgtcaAGGAACTGTGCGTGACTGTGAATGTGAGTAAATGGTATGCTTTTGTATctgggtgtatatgtgtgtgaatgtgactACCGTGTGACTGTGTGGATGTGGGAGGATGTGTGTGTGAAAGTACGTGGTTGTGTGTCTATGAGTGTGTGCGTGTAAGTGAGGCACAGGTGCAACAGgagaaaagacacaggaagccttACAGGCCTGCCGTGTCCCCCCAGCCTTCCTCCTGGCCTGGGGGCCCTGGGGCTGAAAGGTTGTGAAAGCCATTGCTACTGCCAGGAAGGGATGAGGCCGGCTGGGAGGGCTTGCCAAAGGGTGGGAGTCAGAACTTGCCACCCTGTGCAGGAGGATGAGGGGCAGACGGGGGACCTTGCTTTCGGAAAACCGGTGACCAACCCCAAAGGGACACAGGCAACTCCTGCCCACACTCCACAGAGGTGGGGCAAAGGGGAGAGGAGATTAGCAGGCCACGCAGCCAGTCACAGAGGGAGTAGGCTTCAGGAGAACAGAGCTCTGGTCCCATCTGGGGGCTGAGGACAGAAGCTCAGGTCAGCAGTCTGCAGGAAGGCCCCAGCTGGACCAGCTGCCCATACCTTCCCACAGGCCTGCACATGGGTGTAGAGAGCAGAGCCTCCAGGCTGAGGCTTCCATATCCAGATCTGAGCAGTCTAAACATAGCAGACAGCAGCCCTGAAGATGGAAAACATCCCTCTCCAGGTTCCATATCGTCTCTTTATCCACCAGCCCTGCGGCCCATGGTGGCCCAGGATGCCCAGGAGGGATAATAGGAGGTAAGAAGTCATGTTTGAACAAGGAAgctctcttcatttatttcatataaaGATGAAGAAGAGGATTATGTGATCTCAGGAATGTTGCATGCAGGATTATCCGAAGCTGGTATCACCAGGCCCTCACTCTGCCAAGAGGTCTCCCTGGAAGGGGCAGCCAGCTCAGAGACGCCCGGGATCCCTCCATGCCAATCATAAAAAAGTCATGACCGTCCCTTTCTTGCCAATCTGCCAGGGCTCCAGGGGGAAAAATCGGATAAGTATCCttcaggagacagagaaaaagatatCATCAGCCCCTTTGGGTACCCAGGAcagcctgcctcagcccaccAGGCATTTTGCAAGCCTGTTCATCCCAGTAATGACCTTCCCCCAACCTCCAGCAGGGCAGTGGGACACCCAGGTGTGGGACGGGGACTGCACACCAGCATGGCGCACCTAGGACAGACACTCAACAGTGTATACTCCATCATCTCCATCAGTCTGGGTGTGGGCTCAGGGGCAGCCTGCCTCCTCCTAACTGCAGGCTCCCTATAGGCACATACCTCAGCCACTTGTTTTCTCaaagcctgggcacagagtgaccCCCCACCAAACCCAGCCACTAATGTCCGTGCCATAAGTGAACATGATCTTCTCAGAGGTGACAGCAAGATTCCAGTGAGGAGCACCAGAGCTTGGGATAGcctggctgggggcagggggagtATGGATAGCCTCCATCTTCCCATTATAAAACTGGCATAATGGAGGTATCTACCTCATGGGGATAGCATGTCTTGTCTGAGCAAAGAGAGTGTGGACGGGGACTGTAAGGATGGAACGGGATCATGAGTGTTAACTACCTGTAGAGCACCAGGCACATGGTAAGCATTTCTTAATACTTGTTCTTAAATAAGTTTTCCCTCAGTATCCGTGGGAGATTTGTTCTAGGATCCCCAGAGGATACCAAAATCTACAAGTCTCTTGTGGTCAAGTCTCTTACATAACATggtgtaatatttgcatataacctacacacatcctctcacatactttaaatcatctctgggTTACTTACAATACCTAATCTAATGTATGTAGTagttgtattgtttagggaataatgacaaggaaaaagtCTGTACATATCCTCAGTATAGATGCAactacccattttttttctctgatatttcaATCCATGGTTGGTTTAATCTACAGCTGCAGACCCAGTGATACAGAGGGCTcactctattatttttctatagctTGAGAGAGGACACATCAGGCTCAGTCATATGTCATCGACCTTCATGGACTAACAAAAgctcctttttgagacagggtctcactgccacccaggttggggtgcaatgttgcaatcacagctcactgcagcctcaacctcttgggctgaagccatcctcccacctcagcctcccaagtaagtgggactacaggtgcacatcaccatgtatggctaattttaaacattttctgggggAATggcgtctcactatgttacccagactggtctccaactcctgggtcaagtgaacctcccaccttggtctcccaaagtgtggggattacaggcatgaaccaccgtacctggccagtgTCCTTTCAAGCTTCTCACGCCCTTACTTCCTCAGAGATATGGACGTGGCTCAAGAATATCTTTTACCCAAGAGGAAACTTTAACTCTGTCACAGAACGACAGGTTTGGGTTGTAGAGGCTTCTTGAGGGGGAGGGACGCCATTTCCCTgttttcacagaggaggaggttgcTAACGAGATGGTTCATTTCCAAGTTTCTCTGGGGTCCCCCAGCTATGCAGGACCCAAAGCAGACGTCTAGACATCCAGGCCAATGCTCTTTCACTACTCTTGAGTCCCCGTGAACCTCACCTGGAACCTGGTTGGGACACAGGTCCAAAAGACATAACCTCAGAACGTACCCAATTCCTCCTGACCTGGctcatttttctggaaaaagttCTAGAAAATCACTCTTTAGCCAGGTGTACCTACCCTGACACATGCCAAGGCAGATACAGCACAGACAATCCCATATGACCCCTGCAATGCTTCTAGGGAATAATTAAAAGGGAGCCTTCCCCATTCACAGACTTAAACACTGAGGAGCAGAGCCAGGAATTCATTCAATCCTGCCTGCACTGCACTTTGAAGATGGTCCTACGATAAGGAGCCTAGGTTCATTTCCTCACAAACCTCAGGTGAGGGGCCCCACGCCCCGATGTGTCCCTACGGGGCAGGGCAAGAAATGGGATTTTCCCCCTGAGGCAGGATCACTGACTCCAGTCTGCCGTAGTCCCAAACGGATCCCCTACTGCCCCTACGCACCGGTCCTGGTCCAGAGCTAGCTCCTTGGtgagaaactcaaagaaatgggCGCTGTGGCTGCGGTTGTCCTCGGCGGTGCCCACGACGCCAATAGAGGAGACTGACAGCTGCGCGCAGGGCTCGGTGGACCCGTTCAGCGACATGGCCAAGCCCGGCCGCATCGTCACGTTCACGCGCTGAGGGAGACACGGAAAGTTTTGCCCGAAGCTGGGACGGGCCGGGCTACCTCTGGGGACCGGACCCGAGCGCGCAAAAGCTGAAACGCGCAGTGTTTGCGGGGTCAGGAATCCCGGCACAGGCGGTTCCTGGAGGTCATGTCCGGGTCATGACTGGGGAGGGCGACAAGGGAAAGCCTTGCGGAGGGGGAGCAGCGGGATCGTGGAGGACGGTAAGTCAGAGCTTGGCGTGCGGAATGAGGGGGGATGTGGTCCCTAGAGAGATGGGACGCGGTCGCGGTCACGGAGGCGGAGCAGGGACAGGCCCGGACCCCTGGCCCACCAACCTCCCCTCACCCGGTGCTGCCCGCCCCACACTCACGTCCGCAGGTTTGCCCAAGATGGAGGCAGCGGCGGCACAGAGCCGTTTCTCCAGCCCCGCGGGCACTCTGTTGGCGGGCAAATTCGTGTCCAGCTCTAGGAACGGCATGGCGGGCAAAGGAACGAAAACAACTCCGGCGGAGAAAAAGCTCGGAGTACCTAAAGGTCGCGGACCCGGGCGCAGGGGCGTGGCGCCACAGCAACCTGGGTTTTTATTGGCTGGACAGAGACTCGGCGCTCCCGATTGGCTGCCTAGGGTATAGCCCGCTTCTGCAAACAAAAGTCACGTGTGCCGGCTCAGATTTCCGGAAGTCCCATTGACACCCCCCCCCATCACTACGTGTCGCTCCACCCACTACAAGTCTTTCACTGCGTCGTGGCCCCACCTGGTCCCTTCCTGGACCCTCCTGGCCAGATTTCCCTCTCCTCAAGCTTTCCGTGTTGTGGTCGCCTGGTTCCTAGCCCAATTAGAGGTCTGAACAtcccaaacacacacagacacacacgaaCCTATAGGAGTCTTCCCCAGCCTCGACCCTAATAATCAATGCAACGggagcttaaaaatatttttgattgatTTGCCACCATTTCAAAGTAAGGCAATTTTATGTTCCCTGTGGAAATCTGCGCTTCTCTTGGGCAATCACGAGATCTAATTACACGTGCGGCCCGGGTGGGGCTGGGTAGTGACCCTT from the Callithrix jacchus isolate 240 chromosome 1, calJac240_pri, whole genome shotgun sequence genome contains:
- the LOC118142783 gene encoding D-dopachrome decarboxylase isoform X1, which codes for MPFLELDTNLPANRVPAGLEKRLCAAAASILGKPADRVNVTMRPGLAMSLNGSTEPCAQLSVSSIGVVGTAEDNRSHSAHFFEFLTKELALDQDRILIRFFPLEPWQIGKKGTVMTFL
- the LOC118142783 gene encoding D-dopachrome decarboxylase isoform X2, which translates into the protein MPFLELDTNLPANRVPAGLEKRLCAAAASILGKPADRVNVTMRPGLAMSLNGSTEPCAQLSVSSIGVVGTAEDNRSHSAHFFEFLTKELALDQDRVKVSSWVKDILEPRPYL